Part of the Malaclemys terrapin pileata isolate rMalTer1 chromosome 17, rMalTer1.hap1, whole genome shotgun sequence genome, ATGTAACCCCTCCCTTTAGACACAGGATAAAAACTAAAACTTTTACCTCTGTAGGTGAACGTCCTCTCACCAAGGATAACCATCTTCTGGGTACTTTTGACTTGACTGGAATCCCTCCTGCTCCTCGTGGTGTCCCACAGATCGAAGTTACCTTTGAGATAGATGTGAATGGAATCCTCCGTGTTACAGCGGAAGACAAGGGCAcaggaaataaaaacaagatCACAATTACGAATGACCAGAACCGTCTGACACCAGAGGAGATTGAGAGGATGGTTAATGATGCTGAGAAGTttgcagaggaagacaaaaagcTTAAAGAACGTATTGATACCAGAAACGAGCTGGAAAGCTATGCTTATTCCCTGAAGAATCAGATTGGGGACAAAGAGAAACTAGGTGGCAAACTCTCATCAGAAGATAAGGAAACAATCGAGAAGGCAGTAGAGGAAAAGATTGAATGGCTTGAAAGCCACCAAGATGCTGAAATTGAAGATTTCAAAGCTAAAAAGAAGGAGCTGGAGGAAGTTGTCCAGCCAATTGTTAGCAAGCTTTATGGAAGTGCAGGACCTCCTCCTGAAGAGGAAGCAGGAGAGAAGGATGAATTGTAAATCTTGGGATCTCTGAATGTTAACTTGTAAATACTGGACTCAGGAACTCTTCTGTTAAGATAATATTGAACTCTAATCTGGAATGTAATTGGAATCTTCACTTCTGAGTGGAGATGGAAATGTTAGCCCAAAGTGGCTGTTTACTGCTTTTCATTAGCAGTTGCTTGATGCTGTGGGGGAGGCGGGAGGGAAGGGTAGTGGGGTGGGACTGTAAAATGAGTTGGGGTTTAGAAGTGTTCATGTGGAAAACATCCTAACTGGTCATGTGCATTGTGTGTGGAACGTTTTTCTACCCAAGTGACCACAATAAATTTGTTACTTACACTGGATCTAGCTTAACTTATTTCCTGGCATGTCTGCTCAGACTACCAAACTCACGGGGTGCAGTTCACTTCCTTAATGCTCTCTTCAACTAAAGTTCTGTTCATCCTGCAAATAGTCCCACAAGCACTTCAGTGTAAGCATTTAACCTGAAGTGCTGTTAGTAACTGGACAGCTGTCATGCCTAACTTGCTAGAAAAAGGACCTACCTCCCTTAAGGTTCAGTGAGCAGTTAAAGTCCAAATCAGTGCTTCTCTAGGTAACCAAGGGGTGAGAGGACCAAGTCAGCCTCAAGAAGGCTGGATGATATTTACTACTCCAAGTGATAAGATTAGTGCCTACAGCCTACTCAAGTTTAGTGTCCCTGAAGCACATGTAAAGCACCCATAGGTACAAGGTACTTTTTGCAGGGGTGCTGTGTACATAGCCAGCTGGTCCTTTTCCTCCCATTAGCAGGAAAGGGACCTACTATGGATCAGCAGAGTTGTGTGTTCAGCTGGACAGATCAACAGAGGTATAGTTGAACAATTGGCTGCACTTGTGATTCAGCACAAGCTTGGTCTCATGGAGAGAGACAATAGTACAATACAAAACATACATGCCTGCCTTCTGAGAACTACTGGTTTTGGCATATTCTCCTGAAGTTGTGCTTCGATATGCATTTTTGCTAATATTTATAGTATGGTTTTACAAAACTCTGCCACATTACTAACATCAACCCACCCATTTAATGTGCTTTGTTCTGTACTTTTCTTATTGCTGTTTTGGATATTGCATTCCAAACCTGGTGTAGGTAGAGGCATATCCCAGCCTGTGCTAAACATACTGTTCATCTATCTTGGCTTTGACAGGATTTctattttctaatgccaaagctgaTTTCCACCTTTCAAAGTGGTGATGTGACACTCCCAGTGTCCTTTGACTTTGTAGCCTCTTAAGAGCTGTTGGATATGTGCAGCTTTGAGGCACAGAAATGTGATTAGTGTGTGTGGTGTAGCAGAGGCTTAGCAAACAGTATAGCATAGCTGCATGGTTCAGCCAGGCATTTCCTAATTATCATGTACTCCTAGGCTCTGGCAGTACTGATTTAGCTCCAGTGTTCTGTATGGCACTTAACCCAGAATTAAAGTTTCCTTACCCAATCCTACAAATGTCACTAGAAAGCAGTCGTATGACTTGAAGAGAAAGTTAAATGTTTTATATGCATTGTTTTCAGCTGGGTAGAGAGACTATTTAAAGATGCAGAAGTACTGCACTAAAAAGCAATCTCATTCTACATTACAGGGATTTTCCTCTTTAAGTGTGTACTTCAATAGAATAACCTCCTCCATTAGTGTGAAAAGGCTGTATGTAGCTTTTACTAGATCCTGAGTTTTTGATGCCCTAGTCACATACCCTCTTATTTCCACACTAAACTCCATTCAATTGAACAACCACTTCTTGGCCTTTTAACACACTAATGGGGTAAGTCAAACCTGGACACAGTACTGTAAAATAAGGTATGGTTACTTTGTTCAGCATAATACCATATTTGTAATCCCTTAATGCATCCACTCATCCAGTTCCTTTATTTGCTGAACCATGGGGAAAAAGCTTCATGAGTAATGAACTTGCCTTCCCCCTTCATTCACTTGACAGAGCCACTATAAGAACTATTTGGGCAGTGCATAGTACCTTTTGATTCAGAATAAATTTTTATTTGCCATCACTGTCCAATTATGTTAACTAATATTTCCACTTCACTATCCATTTCCTAGTAGTATTAAAATGTCCCACCTTCCCTAGACCTAGCAACCACTCATAGCTGAATAGGCTTTACCAAGTTTCACTTTAACATTGATCTTACAGGGAGAAAACCACCAAAAATCGATTTCAcagagggcagctctcaatccCCATTGTTAGTTTACAATTTCATCTTTGGCTTATCTAGGAATACacttcagtttttttaaatgacaaacctTCCTCCTCCTTGAAGTTAACTTTTAGATACTAAATGAAAGGCTCACTGGCATAAGAATTAGATTTGGAATAATTAAAATCCCACCCACTAGTCTTATGCTGCTGAGGTTTAAATGTAATTGAGCAGTAGATTAAAAATAAGGTGACTGCCTATATGGATACTATGCCCATCACTGGTATCAAGTTAAATCCAGGACCTTTACACTTCAGTATTGAGAGGATTGTAGCTACCCAGTGGTCACAGCGGAGGGGAGCTATGTGTAGGGGCTTATCTACACACCCAATTTTAGTGTAGTTATACCACTGTAGAACACCCTTCTGTTTCTTTCAAGTTTAATTTATACAGTAGAGCCTCAGTTACAAATTGATCTGTCAACcacccctcatttggaaccagaagtactcAATCACACACCAGCAGAgatcaaaaaataaaagcaaatacagtactcttaaaatgtacaataaaaggaaaggagcatttttcttttgcagagtaaagtttcaaagctgtattaaggcaATGtacagttgtaaacttttgacagAATTGTTTTGTGCAGAGTTAAACAACCTCCATtcttgaaatgttcataactgaggttctactgtatactaCTTCCAAACTGATAAGAAAAATTGGAATAAGAGGCAAGCTAGGGATTAGACCAATATAGCAAGAGAGTTTTAACTATGCTGACATATTTATGCCAAACTTTCTCCATGGAGACCAGTCCTGAGAAATGAGATATGGAGAGGACTTGCTAACCAGAAGGCTGCTATGGAAAGGTTACCTCAAACAGatgaaactgtttttccttcAAAGCACATTCCATCAGCTCATCTTGATCACAAGGCAGATTCCACAGCCAGCCACCTGGGCTTCAGCTCCACTCTTGCCAATAGCAAAATATGCATTAAATCTACCTCTTAGTTGCATATCCTCTGAAGGAGACTATAAAAGGTAGCTGTACACATTTCTGGAGTTTGTGACCCTTTAAGGTGAAGGACATTACATACATGTAAATCTACACAGCAGCCCAGGAAGGTAAAGTAATAAATAGAGACATCTATAACAAGAGAATTTTAATAAATAAGATTTTCTTAGCACAACACTCAGTTCATGCCAGAATTTCATTTCTTGGAGTGATCTTATCAGTtataaacactgaaaaaagaattagatttaTACAAGTGGACAGTTTGAGTACTCTGGTTTTATTACTTAATCAGATTCACAATACAGTCCCTGTGAATCTCCCCTCGAGTATCCATCCCaccaaatattaaaaacaaatacatcaaTTTGTCTTCTGTGCAGTCTTTTCCTATTCGTTTTTTCTGATCAGAGTCCCCCTCATCACTGACTGTTTCAGTTGCTTCCTTCCCGATTGTATTTCTGCTGGTTACAGCTTCTGAATCTCTGTTCTTAACATTGACACATACTTGCCATGGAACAATGCACATGGAATGGTCCAACCTTCCAGGGGGCAAAGGAGAATCAAATTCTAATAGCGTCCATTGTTGGTTTTCTGCAGTTCAAAAAAAGACATAAAACTCACTGTGAAATCAGTTTGAAATTCACAAAATTGGAAAGAACAACAAGGATAGTGGCATCAAATTATGGACTAGTCTGCAATGTTATaacgccttaaaaaaaaaagagggtagGGTGGGGAGGTCGTGCTGATTAACCATAACATTATACCAGTATAGAATTGGAGtaatgccactgatttcaatagacaCACACTGGTGTAAAGTTGTGGTAACCAAGAAGGGAATTGGGTTTGGAGTTTCTAGGGAAGATGTAATAATAATTCCtatgataaaaatatatttttcatacaGTAATTAAGGGTAAAAACCTTTGTAgaattttatgaaaaaaaactTCCCACCTATGTGGTATTTATACATTGTATCCAGTGCCCCAGTCGGGTCCATTCCACCAAAAATGTACAGATGGTCTCCAaaggcagcagctgagtgagCTGCCCGTCCTCCTGGGACATCACCAGCAGCTGGTAACTTTTCCCATCTCATATCATCTATAGGCAGAAAAATAAATCCGTGGCTACATTGTATAGAATGAAATAAACGGCTATTTATTAGCATTAAAAGGCCAACAGTTGGGCAGGGTCTGAAATCCTCTGAATCAGCCCCATCTTtgagtttgcttttgttttaaagctgtcaTACTTGGGCTTTGCTTGTAAGAGCTCAGGCTAGTAACAAGACTGCTGTTCTTTTTGGATGTGAACAACAATTGCAGGTACTTCGCACTTTCCTGCATCAGAGGTACTGTCCTTCTGGGGAGGTGGCATTGGGGGAAGCACACAGATTTTCCTTCTATGGGGATGTGCTAGATTTCTTCTTTCCATTGCATGGGAGTTCCTGGTGGTACCAACAACCATCAAGCAGCAGGAGTACACTTGGTTGATGATGTTCTCCCTCCCATATATAATAGGGGAGCAACTATAGTAGAACCTcggagttacgaactgaccagtcaaccaggcatctcatttggaaccggaagtacgcaattAGGCAGAagcagagatttttaaaaaaagcgaaTACtgtacaatactgtgttaaatgtaaactactaaaaaaataaaggggaaatttAAGAGAGacttgacaaggtaaggaaactttttctgtgcttgtttcatttaaattaagatgattaaaagcagcatatttcttctacacagtaaagtttcaaagctgtattaagtcaatgttgtaaacttttgaaagaacaaccataacgttttgttcagagttatgaacaagtTCCAGTCTCGAGGTgttggtaactctgaggttctacttgTATAGAACATCAATAGGATGGATAGAGCTTTCACTGCCATTCTGACTCATGAGAGTGCCTTACACAGTAAAGACAGAGCattgttttaattaatatttacagAATATGCTACTGCAGCCATTTATGAAAGAAACATGGGGTGCCAGTCTTTCAGATACTTTGTGGTAATTAATCACTGTCAAGCAGTTTTTCAGCAGTCAAAAGAACCCAAACAGCAACATACATTCAGCTCTTGGATACGTCAAATAGTAATTATCTCCAGAGCCATATTACAGAAATGCCCATATTTCTCAGCTTGTAACCAGCAGTTGGCTTTGACAGAGGGGAAGCCCCGCACACACACTTTTGCATTGTCACCACCAATCCCAGTCCATTAGACCTGTAGACAAAtctctcactgaagccaataggattTCTGCCTGCTTAAGAACTGAGGATCAGCATGACAAATAACAAAAGCAACATGCCCCAGCACCAACCAGCCACCCTGGAGCCTATTTACTGCACCTATCCAATAGTTATTTTAGTGGTTCTGTAAGAGATGGTCTCTCTCAAAGCAGACCACATCACACTACTTATTAATGCAGCAATAGCTACTTTATATACTTACTTGTATCAACGCAGAACAGATCATTGTAAAATTTATCACCAGATAACCCACCATGTATGAAAAGCTTGGTCCCAACTGCAACCACCACATGGCCATGCCGAGGTGAGGGAGGATTACCATGTACTTCTGGCTGCGACCAAGTCAAAGTGGCTAGAAATGGGAATACATATGATTATGTGGTGCATTGTTGGAGTTCTGTAAAGACATTAAACCAGAAACACTTGTCTAAGGACCTCTAGACCAAGTCTGACAagatgatttttaaataaataacaaaagccTCAAGCGTCTAGTTTCTGGGATTGTTGCAAAAGGCAATTCAAATACATACTCAGCAAAGAAATGCAGCTCTTTGTACATCTCATCTAGAAGTAATTACACACTGTTGGTGTAGTAGAAAAAAATCATTGTCTTTGCTCTACATATTGTCCTTTCATAGTGAAGTGAGCAGCATATGTTCCCACTTCTGAAAGAAAATGGCTACTAGCAGCAAATTGTAGTAGAAGTTGGAGGATTCTGACAATACACCTCAATCCCGTCCCGCAATGCCAATGATACTTTCCTCTGAAGATACTACCCAGTTCCCCAGTGACTGTGAGGTGTTGATAAGCTTCAGGTAGGGTGTACAGCTCATCCATCTAATTTAAACCTGTAGCCAAAAACCAGTGTCTAATAATACACTATACCACTTTACCTAATTCTTTATGTATTATTTGCATTTCCAGGCCTTTATTCATCTCTGCCCCACACAAGCTTTCAGTCCAAGTTGACAATGAATCATTTAACTCAGTGTAACAAAATATTAGTTATTTAGAGGTACCTGTGTCAAACACGTGAAGTTGTGGATCTTTAACGGGCTCTGCTCCTTTATCTCCCCCTCCAAGAACATAAAGCCGGTCTCCTATAGCCGCTGATGACGTGTGGAATGTCCTAGGGAGTGGTTGAGTCCCAGTCACTTTAGGACTTTCCCAGATTCCTGTTTCTAATTAAAAGATGAAATGATAATTATTCACAAATAAATAACAAGAAGTTACCTTATTTATATGAATTCTTCAGAGCTGAGATTGACTTGACTAGGGAGttattaaacacacaaaacagtgtcaggaaaaaaaaacgtCAAAAGTGGCAAAAAATGACTTTTGGGAAATGAGTGAAAAATCCAAGTTGCAAGTGAAAGGTTGGTCAGCTTCATGTTTCTAATTCAGGTTTGTTTACACCACCTGACAAAGTGCTATGTCCATTCTACATTAGCCACATAGGATTTTGTGGAATGTATTTGTATGCTGAAATCAAACATGGTTCCCAGGATTTCCCACTAATGCTACAAAGCTCCTGTATTTATTCCACACCTAGAGATTTTTACAGGGAATCTGTCATTACATAAgttgagacttttaaaaaacGCTCTTTACAAGCAATATAtatgcagcaccactgaaatgctgtcACCTGTGTAGTGGAGGACAACAGATAGGTAAAAAACAGGCACATAAGACAACAGAGAAGGGAGAGTAATTTTTGGTTAACAACTCCAGGGCAAACGCCTAGTTTCTTAAGAATCTTTAATATCCATACAGAGCAGACCATCAAATGGCCCACACACATTGCACTGCATGGTGGGCTGATACGGCTCTGTTAGGACCCACTCATTGGGCACAAAAATGCTCCTGTTAATGCCAAGCATGGGATTCGTTGCTGTGAAGCACTAGTGTACAGTGCATTCCCTGCGGCAAGGAACCTGAGGGTCACACTGCAAAAGTCACCACAGCATTTTAGAAAGTCGTAGATTTGATTCTACCTAGTCTTTAACGCTCCTAGGAGGAGATAAAGGAAATCGTTTTCCTGTAAATACAGCTTTTGAAGTTGTAACCTGTACTTTACAAATCTAACAAAGTAATTCAAACAGTTTCTCACATGGATAACAGGTGCATATCCAGTTGTCcaacaaagaaagagagaaggCTGGGATAGGTAGATTCTACCACACACTTACCTAGATTCAGCACTTGAACACAGTTTCTATTTCCAGACTGGTCAGCCCCTCCAAACACCCAGAGGCTAGTGGGGCTGCTTGTGGGAATGAAGGTGGCATGTTCATATCGAGGCAACAGGCCCACCCAACCAGGCATTGCCCACTGGTGTCTATCTGCAATGGAGGGAGTAAGTGCAGAGTTCCATTTGCAACAAGACTGGTGTTTCCAGTACTGCTACAGTTACCTTAGGCTGAGGCATAGTGTAATCCATGAACAAATTTCAGCTAAATACAAATGCTACTTGAGGACAATCAGACATAGATAGATGGCTGATGGCCACCTCCTCAAGGGGTAAGTCTCAGGGCAGTTAGTCCTTTCAATATAAGACAAAATAATTCAACTGAGCTAAGCTACTTTAGTCTATCAACACTGCCCCTTGATGTTAGCCTATATTCTAATTTTGACAAGAGTGTGGAGTCTAATACTTGAAAGCGTCCCCATAAACGCACTCCAGCACAGACGCATATGACAGATCACCCAATATCTTTCTTAGCTCACCTATCCCACCCCCCAACAAAATGACCATGGATGTCCATACCTCACGACACAGACATGAGATTCAAGTCCAGAATATAAAGAAACTTGAAACCCTATTTCCTTCTAGGCTCTGATCTTTCAATGACATCCACAGCCATATTCAGACCCATGtggctgcaggattgggtccttcatCCATCTGGACAGATTGTAACACTCaagactaaggcttggtctacactacatccTTACTTTAATagaactacatcgctcaggggtatgaaaaatccacaccccacaGCAATGTTGTTATGCTGACCGTCGCCTtgggtgtagacagtgctacgtcAGTGGGCAAGCttttcctgccgacatagctaccgcctctcgcagaggtgaagttattaagctgatgggagagctgcCCCCATTGGCTTAGGCTGAGCATCTTTACCAGacgcagtgcagctgtgctgatgtaaatttgtagtgtacACCTGCTGTAAGAAGCTGTCTCACTGTTTCTAGGCCTTATCATCACAGTTTTTACTGTCCCATTGAGGTT contains:
- the RABEPK gene encoding rab9 effector protein with kelch motifs isoform X1; translated protein: MRPKLLPVLEPGAVPQRATWYTLVPLGESPSARVGHNCLYLPPVPTAGKGKVVIVGGADPSGSFSDAHIIDLDRHQWAMPGWVGLLPRYEHATFIPTSSPTSLWVFGGADQSGNRNCVQVLNLETGIWESPKVTGTQPLPRTFHTSSAAIGDRLYVLGGGDKGAEPVKDPQLHVFDTATLTWSQPEVHGNPPSPRHGHVVVAVGTKLFIHGGLSGDKFYNDLFCVDTNDMRWEKLPAAGDVPGGRAAHSAAAFGDHLYIFGGMDPTGALDTMYKYHIENQQWTLLEFDSPLPPGRLDHSMCIVPWQVCVNVKNRDSEAVTSRNTIGKEATETVSDEGDSDQKKRIGKDCTEDKLMYLFLIFGGMDTRGEIHRDCIVNLIK
- the RABEPK gene encoding rab9 effector protein with kelch motifs isoform X3 translates to MRPKLLPVLEPGAVPQRATWYTLVPLGESPSARVGHNCLYLPPVPTAGKGKVVIVGGADPSGSFSDAHIIDLETGIWESPKVTGTQPLPRTFHTSSAAIGDRLYVLGGGDKGAEPVKDPQLHVFDTATLTWSQPEVHGNPPSPRHGHVVVAVGTKLFIHGGLSGDKFYNDLFCVDTNDMRWEKLPAAGDVPGGRAAHSAAAFGDHLYIFGGMDPTGALDTMYKYHIENQQWTLLEFDSPLPPGRLDHSMCIVPWQVCVNVKNRDSEAVTSRNTIGKEATETVSDEGDSDQKKRIGKDCTEDKLMYLFLIFGGMDTRGEIHRDCIVNLIK
- the RABEPK gene encoding rab9 effector protein with kelch motifs isoform X2 produces the protein MRPKLLPVLEPGAVPQRATWYTLVPLGESPSARVGHNCLYLPPVPTAGKGKVVIVGGADPSGSFSDAHIIDLDRHQWAMPGWVGLLPRYEHATFIPTSSPTSLWVFGGADQSGNRNCVQVLNLETGIWESPKVTGTQPLPRTFHTSSAAIGDRLYVLGGGDKGAEPVKDPQLHVFDTATLTWSQPEVHGNPPSPRHGHVVVAVGTKLFIHDDMRWEKLPAAGDVPGGRAAHSAAAFGDHLYIFGGMDPTGALDTMYKYHIENQQWTLLEFDSPLPPGRLDHSMCIVPWQVCVNVKNRDSEAVTSRNTIGKEATETVSDEGDSDQKKRIGKDCTEDKLMYLFLIFGGMDTRGEIHRDCIVNLIK